The Candidatus Thermoplasmatota archaeon genome window below encodes:
- a CDS encoding VOC family protein produces the protein MPRALEILAAPAPIPLAKGQEIPARTFYGQYLGLRETMRQPGETGLRFVGPKGTVLVLVATATLTHSTDVKATILVDDAETLRRALTAKRYRVHDTSPLEGHRRFLAVDPSGNRVEIRQKVA, from the coding sequence ATGCCGCGCGCCCTCGAGATCCTCGCGGCGCCCGCGCCGATCCCGCTCGCGAAGGGGCAGGAGATCCCCGCGCGCACGTTCTACGGCCAGTATTTGGGCCTGCGCGAGACGATGCGCCAGCCCGGCGAAACGGGCCTCCGCTTCGTGGGCCCGAAGGGCACGGTGCTCGTGCTCGTCGCGACGGCCACGCTCACGCACTCGACCGACGTGAAGGCGACCATCCTCGTCGACGACGCCGAGACGCTCCGCCGCGCGCTCACCGCGAAGCGGTACCGCGTGCACGACACCTCGCCCCTCGAAGGCCACCGCCGCTTCCTCGCGGTCGACCCGAGCGGCAACCGCGTGGAGATCCGCCAGAAGGTGGCGTGA
- a CDS encoding hydroxyacid dehydrogenase, with the protein MRVLVSDPLAKEGVDALRAAGHDVEEKKLSPEELVAAIGDYEALVIRSETKVTRAVLEAAQRLKVVGRAGVGVDNVDLAAAKERGVAVVNAPLAATNAVAELTIGRMLDLARHLAPSDASMRQGEWQKKAFMGSELSGKTLGLVGVGRIGSRVAEIAKAFGMRVVFYDPYVPEGRGPGDRFTRVEDLVARADYVSLHVPLTPETKHLVNAKLLAQFRKGARLLNMSRGGIVDENALAEAVKSGHLAGAALDVFETEPLPKDSPLLGIREIRLAPHVGASTREAQDRAGRDVAEQVNKVLAGEKPDFRVA; encoded by the coding sequence ATGAGGGTCCTGGTCTCCGATCCCCTCGCGAAGGAAGGCGTGGACGCCCTGCGCGCGGCGGGTCACGACGTCGAGGAGAAGAAGCTCTCGCCCGAGGAGCTCGTCGCCGCGATCGGCGATTACGAGGCGCTCGTGATCCGGAGCGAGACGAAGGTGACGCGCGCCGTCCTCGAGGCCGCGCAGCGGCTCAAGGTCGTCGGCCGCGCGGGCGTCGGCGTCGACAACGTCGACCTCGCCGCCGCGAAGGAGCGCGGCGTCGCCGTCGTGAACGCGCCCCTCGCCGCGACGAACGCGGTCGCGGAGCTCACGATCGGCCGCATGCTCGACCTCGCGCGCCACCTCGCGCCCTCGGATGCCTCGATGCGCCAGGGCGAGTGGCAGAAGAAGGCCTTCATGGGCTCCGAACTCTCGGGCAAGACGCTCGGCCTCGTCGGCGTCGGCCGCATCGGGAGCCGTGTGGCCGAGATCGCGAAGGCGTTCGGCATGCGCGTCGTCTTCTACGATCCCTACGTCCCCGAGGGCCGCGGCCCCGGCGACCGCTTCACGCGCGTCGAGGACCTCGTCGCGCGCGCGGATTACGTCAGCCTGCACGTCCCGCTCACGCCCGAGACGAAGCACCTCGTGAACGCGAAGCTCCTCGCCCAGTTCAGGAAGGGCGCGCGCCTCCTCAACATGTCGCGCGGCGGCATCGTGGACGAAAACGCGCTCGCGGAGGCCGTGAAGAGCGGCCACCTCGCGGGCGCCGCGCTCGACGTCTTCGAGACCGAGCCGCTCCCGAAGGACTCGCCGCTCCTCGGGATCCGCGAGATCCGCCTCGCGCCGCACGTCGGCGCCTCGACGCGCGAGGCGCAGGACCGCGCGGGCCGCGACGTCGCGGAGCAGGTCAACAAGGTCCTCGCGGGCGAGAAGCCCGACTTCCGCGTCGCGTGA
- a CDS encoding translin family protein, with product MPSGSLANLSAIADDLIRDLDAKDAARERAIALSRETVRLSGAAIRAVQRGEDADAALAEALASGRRLADAVEGHMELAAAGFTENAQQEVAEAAMVVAIAKDRPLPRPRDLPVTPQAYVLGLGDVVGELRRLALADVVAADEKRAARHLAMMEEVLDTLLRFDYPGALVEVRRKQDVARSLVERTRGEVAVALVSARLEQRLRSV from the coding sequence GTGCCCTCCGGGAGCCTCGCGAACCTGAGCGCGATCGCGGACGACCTCATCCGGGACCTCGACGCGAAGGACGCGGCCCGCGAGCGCGCGATCGCGCTCTCGCGCGAGACCGTCCGTCTGTCGGGCGCGGCGATCCGCGCGGTGCAGCGCGGCGAGGACGCCGACGCGGCGCTTGCGGAGGCGCTCGCTTCGGGTCGCCGGCTCGCGGACGCGGTCGAGGGCCACATGGAGCTCGCCGCGGCCGGTTTCACGGAGAACGCGCAGCAGGAGGTCGCGGAGGCGGCGATGGTCGTCGCCATCGCGAAGGATCGCCCGCTTCCGCGCCCGCGCGACCTCCCCGTGACGCCGCAGGCGTACGTGCTCGGCCTCGGCGACGTCGTGGGCGAGCTGCGGCGGCTCGCGCTCGCGGACGTCGTCGCGGCGGACGAGAAGCGCGCCGCGCGCCATCTCGCGATGATGGAGGAGGTCCTCGACACCCTGCTGCGGTTCGACTACCCCGGCGCGCTCGTCGAGGTCCGCCGCAAGCAGGACGTGGCGCGCAGCCTCGTCGAGCGCACGCGCGGCGAGGTCGCGGTCGCGCTCGTGAGCGCGCGCCTCGAGCAGCGCCTCCGCTCCGTGTGA
- a CDS encoding glycosyltransferase family 4 protein, with protein MRVGLVAPYFSPHVGGVESHVESVATELARRGRAVTVLTSRLAGTAPRERRDGFDVVRLPMRANVWTTPVLAGVGEALASGGFDVVHTHSPPPVTAWQASRATRRLGLPHVLTHHCDLEINAFYGPLVVEVFRRTLGRSTVALADAVVATTRTYAATSRSLWRHPDVEVVPNPVDPERFRPGLDGRGPRERHGLGDRRVALFVGRLTHHKGVDTFVRAAAHTPADVAHVVVGDGPERARLERLARDAPGKVVFAGRIRHDDLPSYYAAADVGVLPSTSRLEAFGIAALEAQACGKPVVVSRIPGVHEVVEDGVTGLLAEPLDARDLGRAITDLVSDRERARAIGEAARARILANFTIGAVVDGLEAVYARVLKARGA; from the coding sequence GTGCGGGTGGGTCTGGTCGCGCCGTATTTCTCGCCCCACGTGGGCGGCGTGGAATCGCACGTGGAGTCGGTCGCGACGGAGCTCGCGCGCCGGGGCCGCGCGGTGACGGTGCTGACGAGCCGTCTTGCGGGGACCGCGCCGCGGGAGCGCCGGGACGGCTTCGACGTCGTCCGCCTTCCGATGCGCGCGAACGTGTGGACGACGCCCGTCCTCGCGGGCGTGGGCGAGGCGCTCGCTTCGGGGGGCTTCGATGTCGTGCACACCCATTCGCCTCCCCCGGTCACGGCGTGGCAGGCCTCGCGGGCGACGCGCCGGCTCGGGCTTCCGCACGTGCTTACGCATCATTGCGATCTCGAGATCAACGCCTTCTACGGCCCGCTCGTCGTCGAGGTGTTCAGGCGGACCCTCGGCCGCTCGACGGTCGCGTTGGCGGACGCGGTGGTGGCGACGACGCGCACGTACGCGGCGACCTCGCGCTCGCTCTGGAGGCATCCGGACGTCGAGGTGGTCCCGAATCCCGTGGATCCGGAGCGCTTCCGGCCGGGCCTCGACGGCCGCGGCCCGCGCGAGCGGCACGGCCTCGGCGACCGTCGGGTCGCGCTCTTCGTGGGTCGCCTCACGCACCACAAGGGCGTGGACACGTTTGTGCGGGCGGCGGCGCATACCCCCGCGGACGTCGCGCACGTCGTCGTCGGGGACGGCCCCGAGCGCGCGCGTCTCGAGCGCCTCGCGCGCGATGCGCCGGGCAAGGTCGTCTTCGCGGGCCGGATCCGACACGACGATCTTCCGTCCTACTACGCGGCGGCGGACGTGGGCGTGCTCCCGTCGACGTCGCGCCTCGAGGCCTTCGGCATCGCCGCGCTCGAGGCGCAGGCGTGCGGCAAGCCGGTCGTGGTGAGCCGCATCCCGGGCGTCCACGAGGTGGTCGAGGACGGCGTCACGGGCCTTCTCGCGGAGCCGCTCGACGCGCGGGACCTCGGACGGGCGATCACGGATCTCGTCTCGGACCGCGAACGCGCGCGGGCGATCGGCGAGGCGGCGCGGGCGCGCATCCTCGCGAACTTCACGATCGGGGCCGTGGTGGACGGGCTCGAAGCTGTCTACGCGCGCGTGCTCAAGGCGCGCGGCGCCTGA
- a CDS encoding ribonuclease R family protein, translating into MKPGDLVEFKEGLFGLKAPANLGIFLERVKRKGSFHVILFTTKGRQEIRPENVTARKLSARVPEDLPEAELATRLRQLIAEFGKGKLVEEVPVSASGELTDRDIWFAVADEPEPLSPEAIAAKHFRVQEPSRGQLKAVKSALESCLRPGVGYFERVAGRAELWRPIARAEHKAITREIEGLRSLRKRLIVAEEVIDETDKWARPKTVYRGIPLADLQLTDDDRARLQFLKRVYASFILHDRDTGEVGLAGTHVTTIDGYSLWNDARWLALDWTGAQGVSNSSVFCEFLVDLGLMTQKEVIELIAARRVLNEMYFDLATPPEIERAAARFEDSIPAETLARREDLRALPSWTIDPADAKDHDDAVSYRRNPDGTHTLWVHIADVAEFVAKDSALDGHARKRGTSVYLPIGVLPMLPSRLSDDLCSLNANVDRLAMTVILEYDASGAVVSERAVESVIRVAENISYGEVDDAIARGDEPYASMEAFARLVGARRRGLSLETNERKIRLTDSEVHAIERQGTAATRMIEVFMVAANEAVARMLTARAVPLPYRCHPIPDRAGVDRFNAQMRTMEMPVAIELPPPESDAGLAAGGAPAVVEDEAPSLLEQLKKGKLELVGGGFRMEREPAPEPESAIEAPDAPPKPAWRGLAQLDEAAREAWLSPFRDALAKVSALDDPEMRELVHLKMLGSLGRAFYTTANLGHFGLGSTCYAHFTSPIRRYPDTVVHRQLKAILRGEAPPHGFDEVESICEHASAQGAAAEALERGLVNASMVFASRTSRWSGTLKGRVSGITKGGVFLTLEGGLEARLPTSDLAGGPWAVDDADSMLFAGSVDRPEIEREVSAKNWRDLWDEEKGEMVRVRLRLGDVIPVVLRGRDYVEGRVAAREASAATEADPAAS; encoded by the coding sequence ATGAAGCCGGGGGACCTCGTCGAGTTCAAGGAAGGTCTCTTCGGCCTCAAGGCGCCCGCGAACCTCGGCATCTTCCTTGAGCGCGTGAAGCGCAAGGGATCCTTCCACGTCATCCTCTTCACGACGAAGGGCCGGCAGGAGATCCGCCCCGAGAACGTGACCGCCCGCAAGCTCAGCGCCCGCGTGCCGGAAGACCTGCCCGAGGCGGAGCTCGCCACGCGGCTCCGGCAGCTCATCGCGGAGTTCGGCAAGGGCAAGCTCGTGGAGGAGGTGCCCGTGAGCGCATCGGGCGAGCTGACGGACCGCGACATCTGGTTCGCCGTCGCGGACGAGCCCGAGCCGCTTTCGCCCGAGGCCATCGCCGCGAAGCACTTCCGCGTCCAGGAGCCCTCGCGCGGGCAGCTCAAGGCGGTGAAGAGCGCGCTCGAGTCCTGCCTGAGGCCCGGCGTCGGCTACTTCGAGCGCGTCGCGGGACGCGCGGAGCTCTGGCGCCCGATCGCCCGCGCGGAGCACAAGGCGATCACGCGAGAGATCGAAGGCCTCCGTTCGCTCAGGAAGCGCCTCATCGTCGCGGAGGAGGTCATCGACGAGACCGACAAGTGGGCGCGCCCGAAGACCGTGTACCGCGGCATTCCGCTCGCCGACCTCCAGCTCACGGACGACGACCGCGCGCGTCTCCAGTTCCTGAAGCGGGTCTACGCCTCGTTCATCCTCCACGACCGCGATACGGGCGAGGTCGGCCTCGCCGGCACGCACGTGACCACGATCGACGGCTACAGCCTCTGGAACGACGCGCGGTGGCTCGCGCTCGATTGGACCGGCGCGCAGGGGGTCTCGAACTCGAGCGTGTTCTGCGAGTTCCTCGTGGATCTCGGCCTCATGACGCAGAAGGAGGTCATCGAGCTCATCGCGGCGCGGCGCGTCCTGAACGAGATGTACTTCGACCTCGCGACGCCGCCCGAGATCGAGCGCGCCGCGGCCCGCTTCGAGGATTCGATTCCGGCCGAAACCCTCGCGCGCCGCGAGGACCTCCGCGCGCTGCCCTCGTGGACGATCGACCCCGCGGACGCGAAGGACCACGACGACGCCGTTTCGTACCGCAGGAACCCCGACGGCACGCACACGCTCTGGGTCCACATCGCGGACGTCGCGGAGTTTGTCGCCAAGGATTCCGCCCTCGACGGGCACGCGCGCAAGCGCGGAACGAGCGTGTACCTCCCGATCGGCGTCCTGCCGATGCTCCCCTCGCGCCTTTCGGACGACCTCTGCTCGCTGAACGCGAACGTCGACCGCCTCGCAATGACCGTCATCCTCGAATACGACGCCTCGGGCGCGGTCGTCTCCGAGCGCGCGGTCGAATCCGTGATCCGCGTCGCCGAGAACATCTCCTACGGGGAGGTCGACGACGCGATCGCGCGGGGCGACGAGCCCTATGCGTCGATGGAGGCGTTCGCGCGGCTCGTCGGGGCGCGCCGCCGCGGCCTCTCGCTCGAGACGAACGAGCGCAAGATCCGCCTCACGGACAGCGAGGTCCACGCGATCGAGCGGCAGGGGACGGCCGCGACGCGCATGATCGAGGTGTTCATGGTCGCCGCGAACGAGGCCGTTGCGCGCATGCTCACCGCCCGCGCCGTCCCGCTCCCCTATCGCTGCCATCCCATTCCCGATCGCGCGGGGGTCGACCGCTTCAACGCGCAGATGCGGACGATGGAGATGCCCGTCGCGATCGAGCTTCCGCCGCCGGAATCCGACGCGGGCCTCGCCGCGGGGGGCGCCCCCGCCGTCGTCGAGGACGAGGCGCCGAGCCTGCTCGAGCAGCTCAAGAAGGGCAAGCTCGAGCTCGTCGGCGGCGGGTTCCGCATGGAGCGCGAGCCCGCCCCGGAACCCGAATCCGCGATCGAGGCTCCCGACGCGCCGCCGAAGCCCGCGTGGCGCGGCCTCGCGCAGCTCGACGAGGCCGCGCGCGAGGCGTGGCTTTCGCCGTTCCGCGACGCGCTCGCGAAGGTCTCGGCCCTCGACGATCCGGAGATGCGCGAACTCGTCCACCTGAAGATGCTGGGCTCGCTCGGGCGCGCGTTCTACACGACCGCAAATCTCGGGCACTTCGGCCTCGGGTCCACGTGCTACGCTCACTTCACGTCTCCCATCCGCCGCTATCCCGACACGGTCGTGCACCGCCAGCTCAAGGCGATCCTGCGCGGGGAAGCGCCGCCGCACGGATTCGACGAGGTCGAGTCCATCTGCGAGCACGCCTCCGCGCAGGGCGCCGCGGCCGAGGCGCTCGAGCGCGGCCTCGTGAACGCCTCGATGGTGTTCGCCTCGCGCACGTCACGGTGGTCCGGCACGCTCAAGGGTCGCGTGAGCGGCATCACAAAGGGCGGCGTGTTCCTGACGCTCGAGGGAGGTCTCGAGGCGCGCCTCCCGACCTCCGACCTCGCGGGCGGGCCGTGGGCCGTCGACGACGCCGACAGCATGCTCTTCGCGGGTTCCGTGGACCGCCCCGAGATCGAGCGCGAGGTGAGCGCGAAGAACTGGCGCGACCTGTGGGACGAGGAGAAGGGCGAGATGGTGCGCGTCCGCCTCCGCCTCGGGGACGTGATCCCCGTCGTGCTGCGCGGCCGCGACTACGTCGAGGGGCGGGTCGCCGCGCGCGAGGCTTCGGCCGCGACGGAAGCGGACCCGGCCGCGAGCTGA
- the pyrB gene encoding aspartate carbamoyltransferase, translated as MTSFRGRHLSHIADLTVEEINRVLDVAETYVPAGRGEASLARGQGKVLATLFFEPSTRTRLSFESAMARLGGTTISVAQPGQTSVSKGETLSDTIRMVAAYSDVIVLRHPQEGAARLAAQVSRVPVINAGDGAGQHPTQTLLDLFTIRREKGTIKDNLVALVGDLKYGRTVHSLANALARFGAEMAFIAPDSLQVPKDTLAQLDELGAKYTLGKRVEDVIDRADVLYVTRIQRERFPDAEEYNKVQGTYQITNDLLAKAKKGLILLHPLPRVGEIHPEVDATPHAKYFTQAANGVPVRMALLSLVLGLEEGTR; from the coding sequence ATGACGTCGTTCCGCGGGCGCCACCTCTCGCACATCGCCGACCTCACGGTCGAGGAGATCAACCGGGTCCTCGACGTCGCGGAGACGTACGTCCCCGCGGGCCGGGGCGAAGCCTCCCTCGCGCGCGGCCAGGGCAAGGTCCTCGCGACGCTCTTCTTCGAGCCCTCGACGCGCACGCGGCTCTCGTTCGAGTCCGCGATGGCGCGCCTCGGCGGCACGACCATCAGCGTCGCGCAGCCCGGGCAGACGTCGGTCTCGAAGGGCGAGACCTTGTCCGACACCATCCGCATGGTGGCCGCCTACTCCGACGTCATCGTCCTCCGCCACCCGCAGGAGGGCGCCGCGCGCCTCGCCGCGCAGGTGTCGCGCGTCCCCGTCATCAACGCGGGCGACGGCGCCGGTCAGCACCCGACGCAGACGCTCCTCGACCTCTTCACGATCCGCCGCGAGAAGGGCACGATCAAGGACAACCTGGTCGCGCTCGTGGGCGACCTCAAGTACGGCCGCACGGTGCACAGCCTCGCGAACGCGCTTGCGCGCTTCGGCGCCGAGATGGCGTTCATCGCGCCCGACTCCCTGCAGGTGCCGAAGGACACCCTTGCGCAGCTCGACGAGCTGGGCGCGAAGTATACGCTCGGCAAGCGCGTCGAGGACGTGATCGACCGCGCCGACGTCCTCTACGTCACGCGCATCCAGCGCGAGCGCTTCCCGGACGCGGAGGAGTACAACAAGGTGCAGGGCACCTACCAGATCACGAACGACCTCCTCGCGAAGGCGAAGAAGGGGCTCATCCTCCTCCACCCGCTCCCGCGCGTCGGCGAGATCCACCCCGAGGTGGACGCAACACCGCACGCGAAGTACTTCACGCAGGCCGCAAACGGCGTCCCCGTCCGCATGGCCCTGCTTTCGCTCGTGCTCGGCCTCGAGGAGGGGACGCGATGA
- the pyrI gene encoding aspartate carbamoyltransferase regulatory subunit, producing MKELKVQPIRNGTVIDHITPNMAIKVLKILGLPRPGASSTVTAAINVPSGKSGARKDIVKIEDREIDAGELNRIALIAPKATINIIREYEVARKDVVRLPEKISGIVRCTNPSCVTNHEPIQSQFWVNGATSPVRLKCMYCDHEVSDVAESLR from the coding sequence ATGAAGGAGCTCAAGGTCCAGCCCATCCGCAACGGGACGGTCATCGACCACATCACGCCCAACATGGCGATCAAGGTCCTGAAGATCCTCGGCCTCCCGCGCCCCGGCGCCTCCTCCACGGTCACGGCCGCGATCAACGTCCCGAGCGGCAAGTCGGGCGCGCGCAAGGACATCGTGAAGATCGAGGACCGCGAGATCGACGCGGGCGAGCTCAACCGCATCGCGCTCATCGCCCCCAAGGCGACGATCAACATCATCCGCGAGTACGAGGTCGCGCGCAAGGACGTCGTGCGCCTGCCCGAAAAGATCTCGGGCATCGTACGCTGCACGAACCCGAGCTGCGTCACGAACCACGAGCCCATCCAGTCGCAGTTCTGGGTGAACGGCGCCACGTCGCCCGTGCGCCTCAAGTGCATGTACTGCGACCACGAGGTCTCGGACGTGGCGGAAAGCCTGCGCTGA
- a CDS encoding SDR family oxidoreductase has protein sequence MIFSNVVAPGNVRTAWLDEVSAEEAAALERENALGRFGEPREIAEAIVWLASPAASFVTGQTLVVDGGTEMR, from the coding sequence TTGATTTTCTCGAACGTCGTCGCGCCGGGGAACGTCCGCACGGCCTGGCTCGACGAGGTGAGCGCGGAGGAAGCGGCCGCACTCGAGCGGGAGAACGCGCTCGGGCGGTTCGGCGAACCGCGCGAGATCGCGGAGGCGATCGTGTGGCTCGCCTCGCCCGCCGCGAGCTTCGTGACGGGGCAGACCCTCGTCGTGGACGGCGGGACCGAGATGCGTTGA
- a CDS encoding SDR family NAD(P)-dependent oxidoreductase — protein MSLYPQGAWAVVTGGTKGIGRATAEAFAAHGANVAVVSRKAHEAEAVAHDLAAAHGVTALGVEADVADLASVKAAFEEILDVSDGRLDALACVAGHPVVPAWWDTPLAAMDDEAVTRWFDEVARVDLAGSRYCAREALRAMAPRKAGAIVLVSSTPALTGYKGLPYTEAKAALLGLAKEIARHAGADGIRANVVALGNVRTAWLDEVSAEEAAALERENALRRFGEPREIAEAIVWLASPAASFVTGQTLIVDGGTEMR, from the coding sequence GTGAGTCTGTATCCACAAGGCGCGTGGGCCGTCGTGACCGGCGGCACCAAAGGCATCGGCCGCGCGACCGCGGAGGCATTCGCCGCGCATGGCGCGAACGTCGCCGTCGTCTCGCGCAAGGCGCACGAGGCGGAGGCCGTCGCGCACGACCTCGCGGCCGCGCACGGCGTCACCGCGCTCGGCGTGGAAGCGGACGTCGCGGATCTCGCCTCCGTGAAGGCCGCCTTCGAGGAGATCCTCGACGTCTCGGACGGGCGCCTCGACGCGCTCGCCTGCGTCGCGGGCCACCCGGTCGTCCCCGCGTGGTGGGACACGCCCCTTGCCGCGATGGACGACGAAGCGGTGACGCGCTGGTTCGACGAGGTCGCGCGCGTGGACCTCGCGGGATCTCGTTACTGCGCCCGCGAAGCCCTCCGCGCGATGGCGCCGCGCAAAGCGGGCGCGATCGTCCTCGTCTCCTCCACGCCAGCGCTCACCGGTTACAAGGGCCTCCCGTACACGGAGGCGAAGGCCGCGCTCCTCGGCCTCGCGAAGGAGATCGCGCGCCACGCGGGCGCGGACGGCATCCGCGCCAACGTCGTCGCGCTCGGCAACGTCCGCACGGCGTGGCTCGACGAGGTGAGCGCGGAGGAAGCGGCCGCGCTCGAGCGGGAGAACGCGCTTCGCCGTTTCGGCGAGCCGCGCGAGATCGCGGAGGCGATCGTGTGGCTCGCCTCGCCCGCCGCGAGCTTCGTGACGGGGCAGACCCTGATCGTGGACGGCGGGACCGAGATGCGGTGA
- a CDS encoding hydroxymethylglutaryl-CoA reductase, degradative, giving the protein MPTSRLPGFFKLPPAERAAVVARETGLTKSDLALLAEGPDRERLDPLVENVVGLHPLPFGVATNFTVNGRDRLVPMVVEESSVVAAASHAAKMTRPHGGFKAKAGGAMVSQIALKNVPNAAAARALVAARTTELLAVANAAQPGLARRGGGARFIEVRRVTTERGTLVVVHLHVDTVDAMGANAVNTMAEALAPVLEEMTGGTSLMRILTNLADQRLATAEAVFDKDELGGPDVVERILDAAAFADADPYRATTHNKGIMNGIDAVVVATGNDWRAVEAGAHAYAARFGRYRSLSTFSATPEGHLRGRLTLPMALGIVGGATKAHPTAGLALKILGVESANELAEVAASVGLAQNVAAMRALVSEGIQKGHMRLHAKNFALMAGVPAERLEEVAERLVAEGDVKLSRAEAIWKEMAGR; this is encoded by the coding sequence GTGCCCACCTCGCGGCTTCCCGGCTTCTTCAAGCTCCCGCCCGCCGAGCGCGCCGCCGTCGTGGCGCGCGAGACGGGCCTCACGAAGAGCGATCTCGCGCTCCTCGCCGAGGGCCCGGACCGCGAGCGCCTCGACCCGCTCGTCGAGAACGTCGTCGGCTTGCACCCGCTGCCGTTCGGCGTCGCGACGAACTTCACGGTGAACGGCCGCGACCGGCTCGTCCCGATGGTCGTGGAGGAGTCGAGCGTCGTCGCCGCGGCGAGCCACGCGGCGAAGATGACGCGCCCGCACGGCGGCTTCAAGGCGAAGGCCGGCGGCGCGATGGTGAGCCAGATCGCGCTCAAGAACGTCCCGAACGCGGCCGCCGCGCGCGCCCTCGTCGCGGCGCGGACGACCGAGCTTCTCGCGGTCGCGAACGCCGCCCAGCCAGGCCTCGCAAGACGCGGCGGCGGCGCGCGCTTCATCGAGGTGCGCCGCGTCACGACCGAGCGCGGCACGCTCGTCGTCGTGCACCTGCACGTCGACACCGTGGACGCGATGGGCGCGAACGCGGTGAACACGATGGCCGAGGCCCTCGCGCCCGTGCTCGAGGAGATGACGGGCGGCACGTCGCTCATGCGCATCCTCACGAACCTCGCCGACCAGCGCCTCGCGACCGCGGAGGCCGTCTTCGACAAGGACGAGCTGGGCGGGCCCGACGTCGTGGAGCGCATCCTCGACGCCGCGGCCTTCGCCGACGCGGACCCGTACCGCGCGACGACGCACAACAAGGGCATCATGAACGGCATCGATGCCGTCGTCGTCGCGACGGGCAACGACTGGCGCGCCGTCGAAGCCGGCGCGCACGCGTACGCCGCGCGCTTCGGCCGCTACCGGTCCCTCTCCACCTTCAGCGCGACGCCCGAAGGCCATCTGCGCGGGCGCCTCACGCTCCCGATGGCGCTCGGCATCGTCGGCGGCGCCACGAAGGCGCATCCGACGGCGGGCCTCGCGCTCAAGATCCTCGGGGTCGAGAGCGCGAACGAACTCGCGGAGGTCGCGGCGAGCGTCGGCCTCGCGCAGAACGTCGCCGCGATGCGGGCCCTCGTCTCCGAGGGCATCCAGAAGGGCCACATGCGCCTCCACGCGAAGAACTTCGCGCTCATGGCGGGCGTCCCCGCCGAGCGCCTCGAAGAGGTCGCGGAGCGGCTCGTCGCCGAAGGCGACGTGAAGCTCTCGCGCGCCGAGGCGATCTGGAAGGAAATGGCGGGCCGCTAG
- a CDS encoding ABC transporter ATP-binding protein, which yields MTRAAALELRGVVKEYGQYAETVRALRGIDLVIEAGELVAVVGASGSGKSTLLHMMGLLDKPTRGEVLVGGVPTTRMGRSEAARFRGRKLGYIFQGYNLIPRLTALENVLLPGTFAGGDRDALDRRARELLRLVGLGHRLDHRAVHLSGGEQQRAAIARALVHDPVLILADEPTGALDSTASRKVMEILARLNEERGATLVFVTHDLGVAAHGRRLVRLADGAVVEDAPAAKVVAGG from the coding sequence ATGACCCGCGCCGCGGCGCTCGAACTCCGGGGTGTCGTGAAGGAGTACGGCCAGTACGCGGAGACCGTCCGGGCGCTTCGCGGCATCGACCTCGTCATCGAGGCGGGGGAGCTCGTGGCGGTCGTGGGCGCCTCCGGGTCCGGCAAGTCGACGCTCCTCCACATGATGGGCCTCCTCGACAAGCCGACCCGCGGCGAGGTGCTCGTGGGGGGCGTCCCGACGACCCGGATGGGCCGGAGCGAGGCGGCGCGGTTCCGCGGCCGCAAGCTCGGCTACATCTTCCAGGGCTACAACCTGATCCCGCGCCTCACCGCGCTCGAGAACGTCCTGCTGCCGGGCACGTTCGCGGGCGGCGACCGCGACGCGCTCGACCGCCGCGCGCGCGAGCTGCTCCGCCTCGTCGGCCTCGGCCACCGCCTCGACCACCGCGCCGTGCATCTTTCGGGCGGCGAGCAGCAGCGCGCCGCGATCGCGCGGGCGCTCGTGCACGACCCCGTGCTCATCCTCGCGGACGAGCCGACGGGAGCGCTTGATTCCACCGCCTCGCGCAAGGTCATGGAGATCCTCGCGCGGCTCAACGAGGAGCGCGGGGCGACGCTCGTCTTCGTGACGCACGACCTCGGCGTCGCGGCGCACGGGCGTCGTCTCGTCCGCCTCGCGGACGGGGCCGTCGTCGAGGACGCGCCCGCCGCGAAGGTCGTCGCCGGAGGGTGA